A region of the Pseudomonas sp. J452 genome:
AGATGAAGAGCGAAGCGCCCGGCGGGTGAAATTTCACTATCACCATGTGTTCGGGCGGCAGGCGTCAGCCAGTCCGGGCCCTGATGGGTCAGTAACAAGCATAGCGAATGGCGCTTCAGCCAATCGTCCACCGCGCCACCACACACTGTGCTTAATTGCTGCACATTCCAGATCAGCTTGCCTTTAAAATTGCCGGCCTTTAGCTGCAGGAACGCGGTGTTCAGGCCGATGATGCCGATGCGGTGTGGGCCGCGTTCCAGTGTAAACGCAAAATCTCCGGGGAGTTCCCCTGCGATTAACTCCTTGGGGCGATATGGTGAGGTACTCCACCATTGCGTGTATCCGGCGAATGCATCGTCAATGACCTTGCGATAACCGTTCGCTGAATTGGCCCAGAACTTCTCTGCGATAGCGCTAAAACCGTGGTCAGCCAAGAGCGTATCCGCAGCCGGGTTGTCGGCCTTTGGATCGGGGCGACACAAGTCATGATTGCCAGGCACGGCTAATAATCTGGCATCGCCTGAGCCAAGTTCGGTGAGCTTCTCCCAAAGCCTGTCCAGAACTTCCTTCTGCAGCTCCTCGAACTCTTTCGACTTGCCTTGTTGAACCAGGTCGCCGGTAAAGAGCACGGTATCCCAGGGGCCTGTTTTTTCGTGCAGATTCGCCAGGTCGTCGAGAAATGGCTGGCGTAGGTTCGGCCAGAGATTTTTTTGCCCCTGAAGGCCGAAATGAAAGTCTGTGAGATGGAGCCATGAGAAGGAGAGAGTTGTCATAATTGTCCGCTGCTAACTCAAAAAGGTATGCTCGATAAAAATTAAAAGGCATGTAAGCAATAAGCCCAGATGGCTTGTCTTTCTAAAAACCCAATATAACCAACTTCCGCAAATAAATACCCCTTGTTTTCCCTGGTTAAACCTGCCAGGGGTGCTGGGTAAAGTCTATAGAGTGATGACTCAAAACTCTCGTAATTACACCCGGGTGGAAGCTAGGCCAAGCATGATTTATATATTTAAATGGCAGTCAGTAAAGTTTTCCTAACGGTAAATATGCGCCATAAGTTTCGTTATATTTTGCGCCGTTATTGTTGGTTACTATTCCTTGCCAGACCTTGATCGTTTTCTGTCTAGCGGCTGCCATAGTTAATGCGAAAGCCTTGGGAGAAGCCGCGACGGGATCAGCGCCCTCGGCTCCCGAGCATCGCCCCGAGCAATTCAGCCGAAGCTACTGACTCCCCCCTGACCTGTCCACCGCGTAACGCTGTGCCTTTGTCTCACCACCCGCCGAGCGCCACCTACACTGCAACGGAAGTGCGCGGAGGTGTGTGTTGGTCAATGAGACGTCCGATTATTCGATCTACCGCCGGGTGGTGTCGCAGTTGATGCAGGGTCAGGAGCAGTTGCCCAGCCTGCCGACCATTACCCTGGATATTCGCCGGGCCCTGAGTGACGAGCGGATGACGGTGCCGGCGCTGGTGCGCCTGGTCAGCCGTGATCCGGCGTTGAGTGCGATTCTGATGAAGCATGCTTCCTGTGCGCTGTACCGGCATGCGCTGGTGCCCAAGACGCTGCATGAGGTGATCACCCTGCTCGGCATGGCCGAGGTGGATCGCATCACCATGGTGCACAGCATTCGCAGCCTGTTCACCCTGCACAGCGCGGCGCACAAGCGGTTGTTCGTCGAGGTGTGGGAGCGCCTGGTGCTCAAGGCCAGCACCAGTGCCATGCTCGCCCGCCTGCTCGGCCATGTGGCGCCGGAGCATGCCTTGCTGGCCAGCCTGCTCAGCGAGGTGGGCACCCTGGCAGTGTTGTCGGCGTTCAAGGATGAGGCGCAGATTCCTTCCGGCGAGCTGTATTACAAACTGTGCCGCGAGTACAGCAAGTCGCTCGGGGTGATCGTGCTGAAGAAGTGGGCGGTGGACGACGAGTACATCGGGGTGATCCGCAACGCCGGCAACTGGAGTCTGTGTGAAAGCCGCGAGCTGGGGCTGATCGATCTGGTCAACCTGGCGCTGTTCCATGCGATCAAGGAGCAGAACCCGCAAGCCGAGCTGCCGCTGCTGGTGGAGCTGGCGGCTTACCACAAGCTGTTGCCGCCGCTGAATTTCGTCAGTGCCAATGGCGAACTGGAGCTGGTGCTCAATCACCAGGCGGATATCCATGCGATTGCTGCCACGCTGCGCTGAGTGGCCGGATTGGCAGCCCTGGCCGTGATCGCTGGCACGCTAGGCCACGGTTTGGCGTGCGCTGAGCTGCTATGGTCGAGCCTTCGCCGCCTACCGTGAGACCGCGCATGCCCGCACCCTGTGTCGTTATTCCCCTGCCGTGCCGTGACTACGACCCCAGTGAAGCCGCCCTGAGCTGGCGCCTGCTGCGCCAGGCCGGCTACCGCGTGTGTTTCGCCACCCCGGACGGCCTGCCGGCACAGCCGGACCCGCTGATGCTGAGCGGTGAAGGGCTCGATCCCTGGGGCCGGATTGCCGGCCTGCGCCGCTTCAAGCTGCTTGGCCTGCTGCTGCGCGCCCGTGGCGATGCGCGCGAGGCCTGCGCGCAGATGTTGGCCGATCCTGATTATCGTCAGCCGCTGCGCCACGAGCGTCTGCGCGTCGAGGACTTCGCCGGGGTGGTGGTGCCGGGTGGGCACTGGGCGCGCGGCATGCGCGAGTACCTGGAAAGTCCGGCGCTGCAGGCCTTTATCGCCGCCTGGATGGCCGCCGACAAGCCGTTGGCCGCGGTCTGCCATGGCGTATTGCTGGTGGCGCGCAGCCGCGCGGCGGATGGTCGATCGGTGCTGCACGGGCGCAAGACCACCGGGCTGACCTGGCAGATGGAGAAGACCGCCTGGGACCTGACGCGCTTCTACGGGCGTTGGTGGGATCGCGATTACTACCGCACCTATCGGGAGGCGCCGGGTGAGGCGGCCGGGCATATGAGCGTGCAGGGCGAGGTCGGGCGCCTGCTGGCCAGCCCGGCGGATTTTCTCGATGTGCCCAAGGATGCCGCCGACTACTGGCGCAAGACCAGCGGCCTGCACCGCGACAGCGCCAGCGACAGTCGCCCGGCCTGGGTGGTGCGGGACGGTAACTACGTGTCGGCGCGTTGGCCGGGCGATGTGCACAGCTGGACGCGGAGCTTTATCGAGTTGCTGCCGCAGAGTACGGGGGCGCCACCCTCTCCCCCGGCCCCTCTCCCGTAAACGGGCGAGGGGTGACTAATCTTTCGCTCCGGGGACTAACGGCGCCGTAGCGCGGCTTGTAGACCCCATTCCTACACCGGGGAGAGGGGGATTTTCGCGATTACGGGGGGACGCTTGGCCGCGTCCCCGCGCCCTTCAGGCCGGCATGACCTCATGCAACTGCACGCGGTTGCGGCCGCTGGCTTTGGCGGCATACATGGCGGCGTCGGCGCGGCGGATCAGCAGGGTGCCGCTTTCCTCGCCGCGACTGAGGGCGATGCCGATACTGGCGCCGACCTGCACGGTCAGCTGATCCAGTTCGATGGGCAGGCTGATCTGCTCGAGAATCCGTTGCGCCACCTGCTCCGCGTGCTGGGGCGAGCTGATGGTCTCGCACACCAGGACGAACTCATCGCCACCCAGGCGCGCCGGCAGGTCGGTTTCGCGGGCGCAGTGCTGCAGGCGCCGGGCGATGGCGGTGAGCACCTGATCGCCGAGGGCATGGCCGTGCTGATCGTTGATCGGCTTGAAGCCGTCCAGGTCGATCAGCATCACGGCCAGCAACTCCTGGCGCCGCTGCGAGCGACGGATGGCCAGCTCCAGCTGGGTCTGCAGGGCGGTGCGGTTGGCCAGGCCGGTGAGCGGGTCTTTCATGGCCAGGCCGCGCAGGCGCTGGTTGGCCTCTTCCAGGGCCTCGGTGCGCTCGGCCACGCGCAGCTCAAGCTGCCGTTCCTGTTGCTGCTGGGCCTGCTCCTTCTGCCGCTTGAGCTCGTTGAAGCGTGCGGCGAGGGCGAAGGACAGCAGGATCATCTCCAGCGACGAACCGATCTGCATGGCGTGGATGGTGAAGAAGTTCGACGGAATCAGAGCGAAGTTGCGCAGCGCCAGCAGGGCGGCGCCGACCAGCAGCATGCTCCAGGCCAGGGCGAAGATGCCGGCGCTCGGCACACGATTCTTCAGGCAGACAAAGGCGGTGCCGAGCAGGGTCAGGCACATGGAGATCCCGGAAATCGACATGATCTGCAGGGCCAGTTGCACTGGTAGCAGCAGGGTAGCCAGGGCGCAGCAGGCTTCGACGACGAAGGCCAGGCGCAACCAGCGGTCGCCACGCGGCAGCCATTTAGGTGTATCGAGGAAGCTGCGCGCGAAGAGGATGCCGATGGCCGCTGCGCCATTGATGCCGAACGGCAGGGCGCGGTTGGTCCACCAGCCGGCCTGCGGCCAGAGGAACTGCGCGCCGAGGCCGTTGAGGCCGAGGATGCCGATGGCGAACACGCCGACGAACAGCACGTAATAGAAGAATGGGCGCTCGCGCAGGGCGAGGAACAGCAGCAGGTTGTAGCAGCCGAGGGCGAGCAGGGTGCCGCCGTAGAGCGCCTGCGCCACGTAGCCCTGGATGCTGTGCAGTTCGTGGGCCTGCCGCGAGTAGAGGCTGGCGCCGAGGGTCATGCTGCCTTCGGAGCTGGCGCGCAGGTACAGGGTGCGGCGCTCGCCGGGTTGCAGATGCAGGTCGAACACCGGGTTGCGGTTGCCGACGCTGCGCTCCGTGAAGGGCAGCATGTCGCCGGCCTGGCTGTGGCGCACGCCGTCTGCGCCGACATCGTAGAGGTCGACCCGATCCAGCGAGGGATAGCCGATTTCCAGGCGCCAGTCGCGTGCCTGGCTGGCCGCGGACTCGACCTGCAGGCGCAGCCAGATGGCGCCGTGGACATAGCCGAAGCTCAGGTCGCGGCGCCCGGCGCTGCTGTGGAAACGCTCGGGGCTGGCGAGCAGCGCCTG
Encoded here:
- a CDS encoding metallophosphoesterase translates to MTTLSFSWLHLTDFHFGLQGQKNLWPNLRQPFLDDLANLHEKTGPWDTVLFTGDLVQQGKSKEFEELQKEVLDRLWEKLTELGSGDARLLAVPGNHDLCRPDPKADNPAADTLLADHGFSAIAEKFWANSANGYRKVIDDAFAGYTQWWSTSPYRPKELIAGELPGDFAFTLERGPHRIGIIGLNTAFLQLKAGNFKGKLIWNVQQLSTVCGGAVDDWLKRHSLCLLLTHQGPDWLTPAARTHGDSEISPAGRFALHLFGHMHEHSLQYIRNGGSPHASRLCQGSSVFGMEKFGDPPTLMRSHGYAVGKIEFAQGGGPTSESGRVSPPTSPAAGGLFPTTKTAIWKQMRAPQQKLLHYAR
- a CDS encoding HDOD domain-containing protein gives rise to the protein MLVNETSDYSIYRRVVSQLMQGQEQLPSLPTITLDIRRALSDERMTVPALVRLVSRDPALSAILMKHASCALYRHALVPKTLHEVITLLGMAEVDRITMVHSIRSLFTLHSAAHKRLFVEVWERLVLKASTSAMLARLLGHVAPEHALLASLLSEVGTLAVLSAFKDEAQIPSGELYYKLCREYSKSLGVIVLKKWAVDDEYIGVIRNAGNWSLCESRELGLIDLVNLALFHAIKEQNPQAELPLLVELAAYHKLLPPLNFVSANGELELVLNHQADIHAIAATLR
- a CDS encoding type 1 glutamine amidotransferase domain-containing protein, with product MPAPCVVIPLPCRDYDPSEAALSWRLLRQAGYRVCFATPDGLPAQPDPLMLSGEGLDPWGRIAGLRRFKLLGLLLRARGDAREACAQMLADPDYRQPLRHERLRVEDFAGVVVPGGHWARGMREYLESPALQAFIAAWMAADKPLAAVCHGVLLVARSRAADGRSVLHGRKTTGLTWQMEKTAWDLTRFYGRWWDRDYYRTYREAPGEAAGHMSVQGEVGRLLASPADFLDVPKDAADYWRKTSGLHRDSASDSRPAWVVRDGNYVSARWPGDVHSWTRSFIELLPQSTGAPPSPPAPLP
- a CDS encoding diguanylate cyclase → MPGARHHPSLPLLMLLALLLSLLTLPARAALVLHDASPPAALLGQVDYLTDPTGALQLQALLASPERFHSSAGRRDLSFGYVHGAIWLRLQVESAASQARDWRLEIGYPSLDRVDLYDVGADGVRHSQAGDMLPFTERSVGNRNPVFDLHLQPGERRTLYLRASSEGSMTLGASLYSRQAHELHSIQGYVAQALYGGTLLALGCYNLLLFLALRERPFFYYVLFVGVFAIGILGLNGLGAQFLWPQAGWWTNRALPFGINGAAAIGILFARSFLDTPKWLPRGDRWLRLAFVVEACCALATLLLPVQLALQIMSISGISMCLTLLGTAFVCLKNRVPSAGIFALAWSMLLVGAALLALRNFALIPSNFFTIHAMQIGSSLEMILLSFALAARFNELKRQKEQAQQQQERQLELRVAERTEALEEANQRLRGLAMKDPLTGLANRTALQTQLELAIRRSQRRQELLAVMLIDLDGFKPINDQHGHALGDQVLTAIARRLQHCARETDLPARLGGDEFVLVCETISSPQHAEQVAQRILEQISLPIELDQLTVQVGASIGIALSRGEESGTLLIRRADAAMYAAKASGRNRVQLHEVMPA